A DNA window from Tenuifilaceae bacterium CYCD contains the following coding sequences:
- a CDS encoding TIGR02453 family protein produces MSIQIKPSTLEFLNDLKDNNYREWFQENKTRYIDATENFKQFVSALIIGINEFDKSIGSLDPSDCLFRIYRDVRFSPNKEPYKKNFGAYMAPGGRKSSFAGYYFHIEPNESFISGGIYMAPPDIMKKIREDISDYEEDFLAIIDSSDFKKHFDLSDADKMKKLPRGFEAGSRVDEYIKMKHITPYHQLSNEDLLNPNILEYSLSIYKKMRPLVEFINRSIE; encoded by the coding sequence ATGAGTATACAAATTAAGCCATCAACCTTAGAATTTCTTAATGATCTAAAGGATAACAACTACCGCGAATGGTTTCAGGAAAATAAAACTAGGTACATTGATGCTACCGAAAATTTTAAACAATTTGTAAGTGCACTGATCATCGGAATCAATGAATTCGATAAAAGTATAGGCTCGCTGGATCCATCGGACTGCCTATTCAGAATTTATCGCGATGTTAGGTTTTCACCCAATAAAGAGCCTTACAAAAAGAACTTTGGCGCATACATGGCTCCAGGTGGCCGAAAGAGTTCTTTTGCAGGATACTATTTTCATATAGAACCCAATGAATCGTTCATATCCGGAGGAATATACATGGCTCCTCCTGATATAATGAAAAAAATTCGGGAGGACATCTCTGATTACGAAGAAGATTTCCTTGCAATTATTGATTCCTCGGATTTTAAAAAGCATTTCGATTTATCGGATGCCGATAAAATGAAAAAACTTCCCCGCGGATTTGAGGCAGGGTCTAGGGTTGATGAGTATATCAAGATGAAACACATAACACCATACCATCAACTATCCAACGAGGACTTGCTTAACCCAAACATCCTTGAATACTCATTGAGTATATACAAAAAGATGAGACCATTAGTTGAATTTATCAATAGATCAATAGAATAA
- a CDS encoding glycogen synthase: MKSTKVLYISQEITPYLPESEISKIGRFLPQGIQDKGKEIRTFMPRFGCVNERRNQLHEVIRLSGMNLVIDDTDHPLIIKVASIQSARMQVYFIDNEDYFQRKFVLTDEKGSYFGDNDERAIFFSKGVIETVKKLRWSPDIIHCHGWLTAFAPIMIKKAYADDPLFAKSKVIYSVYNDEFGTPLDTNVRKKILMDGIAKKDVEILKEPTYSNLSKLAMHFSDGIIIGSGEINAELNEHLGTLKKPVLQYHDEDKYVDAYNDFYDTVIGGNEIKKKH, translated from the coding sequence GTGAAAAGCACCAAGGTATTGTATATCTCGCAGGAAATAACCCCTTATTTGCCGGAAAGCGAGATATCTAAAATTGGAAGGTTTTTACCCCAAGGAATCCAGGATAAAGGTAAGGAGATCCGTACTTTTATGCCCCGATTTGGTTGCGTAAATGAGCGAAGAAACCAACTCCACGAGGTAATCAGGCTCTCGGGGATGAATCTTGTAATTGACGATACAGACCATCCTTTAATTATTAAAGTTGCCTCCATTCAGAGCGCAAGAATGCAGGTTTACTTTATTGATAATGAGGATTATTTTCAAAGGAAATTTGTCCTGACAGACGAAAAAGGCTCATACTTTGGCGATAACGACGAGCGAGCTATTTTCTTTAGCAAGGGTGTTATTGAAACAGTTAAGAAATTGCGTTGGTCGCCCGATATTATTCACTGTCATGGCTGGCTAACCGCTTTTGCGCCTATAATGATAAAGAAAGCCTACGCCGATGATCCTCTTTTTGCAAAGTCAAAGGTTATTTACTCGGTTTACAACGATGAATTTGGCACACCTCTTGATACAAATGTTCGCAAAAAAATACTGATGGATGGCATTGCAAAAAAAGATGTTGAAATTCTAAAGGAACCAACATACAGCAATTTAAGCAAATTGGCAATGCATTTCTCCGATGGAATTATCATTGGGAGTGGAGAAATTAATGCAGAATTGAACGAACATCTTGGAACACTAAAAAAACCAGTTCTTCAGTATCACGACGAAGATAAGTATGTTGATGCTTATAATGATTTTTACGATACGGTAATAGGTGGCAACGAAATAAAGAAAAAACATTAA
- the glmS gene encoding glutamine--fructose-6-phosphate aminotransferase [isomerizing] yields the protein MCGIVGYIGNKQAYPIIINGLKRLEYRGYDSAGVCVIDREPFMAKCKGKVSDLENFIGANPVKGTIGIGHTRWATHGEPNDTNAHPHESMNGNFILIHNGIIENYSNLKCKLEKRGYTFKSETDTEVLVNLIEYIYLKGNVTAEIAVRLALAKVVGAYGIVVISRDEPNTLIAARKGSPLVVGVGDGEYFVASDATPIIEYTNSVIFLNDNDVAILRKDEMILKTIYNEALEPNIQTLDLDIESIEKGGFDHFMLKEIYEQPRSIHDTFRGRVSTNPIDVHLGGLYKVMPNLIDAKRIILIGCGTSWHAALVGEYLLEDLARIPVEVEYASEFRYRNPIIYKDDIVIAISQSGETADTLAAIRLAKEAGALVLGICNVVGSSIPRETHAGVYTHAGPEIGVASTKAFTAQVTVLAMMAILLGRKRGTIDDDRFNHLINEFYEVPDKIEHILQTDQLVQSIAERFKDATNFLYLGRGYYFPVALEGALKLKEISYIHAEGYAAAEMKHGPIALIDDTMPVVVIATKDNSYEKIVSNIQEVKARKGVIIAIVTEGDTVIKQLADYVIEIPEAGEVIGALLSVIPLQLLAYHIALLRGCNVDQPRNLAKSVTVE from the coding sequence ATGTGTGGAATAGTTGGATACATTGGAAATAAGCAAGCTTATCCAATAATTATAAATGGTTTAAAGCGTCTAGAGTATAGGGGATACGATTCTGCCGGTGTATGTGTTATAGATAGAGAACCCTTTATGGCAAAGTGTAAAGGAAAAGTCTCCGATCTTGAAAATTTTATTGGAGCAAATCCTGTTAAAGGAACAATAGGAATTGGTCATACCCGTTGGGCAACGCATGGAGAACCAAACGATACTAATGCTCACCCCCATGAGTCAATGAATGGAAATTTCATCCTCATTCATAATGGAATAATAGAAAATTACAGCAATTTAAAGTGCAAGCTCGAGAAAAGGGGTTACACATTTAAATCCGAAACCGATACTGAAGTCCTCGTTAACTTAATAGAGTATATCTACCTCAAAGGAAATGTAACTGCCGAAATAGCGGTAAGATTAGCTCTTGCCAAGGTTGTTGGTGCATATGGAATTGTTGTTATTAGCCGAGATGAACCAAACACTCTAATTGCAGCACGAAAAGGAAGTCCACTTGTTGTTGGCGTTGGCGATGGAGAATATTTTGTAGCGTCAGATGCAACACCCATTATCGAGTATACAAATAGTGTAATATTTTTAAACGATAATGATGTTGCTATTCTCCGCAAGGATGAGATGATTTTAAAAACCATCTACAACGAAGCATTAGAACCAAACATCCAAACACTTGATTTAGATATTGAATCAATTGAAAAGGGCGGTTTCGATCACTTCATGCTAAAAGAAATATACGAACAACCAAGAAGTATTCACGACACATTTAGGGGAAGGGTATCGACAAATCCAATAGATGTTCATCTGGGTGGGCTTTATAAGGTGATGCCAAACCTGATAGATGCCAAACGTATAATACTAATTGGTTGCGGAACATCCTGGCATGCTGCTCTGGTTGGAGAATATCTGCTGGAAGATCTAGCAAGAATCCCCGTTGAAGTAGAGTATGCTTCTGAGTTTAGATACCGTAACCCAATTATATATAAAGACGATATTGTTATTGCAATTAGTCAAAGTGGAGAAACCGCAGACACGCTGGCAGCAATAAGGCTTGCTAAGGAGGCAGGAGCATTGGTACTTGGTATTTGCAATGTGGTAGGGTCAAGTATCCCCCGCGAAACCCATGCTGGAGTTTACACACATGCTGGTCCAGAAATTGGAGTTGCTTCCACAAAAGCATTTACCGCGCAGGTAACTGTGCTTGCAATGATGGCAATTCTTTTAGGCCGGAAAAGAGGAACAATTGACGATGACAGATTCAACCATCTAATCAACGAATTTTATGAGGTTCCCGATAAAATTGAGCATATTCTCCAAACCGATCAATTGGTTCAAAGTATTGCCGAACGATTCAAAGATGCCACAAACTTCTTATATCTAGGCCGCGGATACTATTTCCCCGTTGCCCTTGAAGGTGCGCTTAAACTTAAAGAAATATCATACATCCACGCCGAAGGTTATGCTGCCGCTGAGATGAAACATGGCCCAATTGCTTTAATTGACGATACTATGCCCGTAGTGGTTATTGCTACCAAGGATAACAGCTATGAGAAAATTGTAAGCAACATCCAAGAGGTTAAAGCTCGTAAAGGTGTTATCATCGCAATTGTAACCGAGGGTGACACTGTAATTAAGCAACTAGCCGATTATGTGATTGAAATTCCTGAAGCGGGCGAGGTTATTGGAGCTCTGCTTTCCGTAATTCCACTTCAACTTTTGGCTTATCACATTGCATTGCTTCGTGGATGTAATGTTGACCAACCTAGAAACTTAGCAAAGTCTGTTACAGTAGAATAA